A section of the Paenibacillus odorifer genome encodes:
- a CDS encoding ABC transporter permease — protein MATENNLLNLKPEDFQKVGVDEKEAEVIQRESLSAWKDSWQRLRQNKMAMTALGILGLIVLAAIFAPFISKYNYYSNDLMSTNKPPSSDHWFGTDDLGRDIFVRTWYGARISLIVGLAAAAIDLFIGVIYGGIMGFFGGRVDNIMNKFSEILYSIPYLLVVILLLVVLEPSLGTIILALTITGWITMSWIVRGEIMQLKNREFVLASRSMGAGSARLLFKHLLPNAVGPIIVTITLSVPNAIFAEAFLSFLGLGVQAPVASLGSMINDSLTGWLYYPWRFLFPAILISLTMLSFNIFGDGLRDALDPKLKK, from the coding sequence GTGGCTACTGAAAATAACTTGCTAAATCTAAAACCGGAAGATTTTCAAAAAGTCGGTGTGGATGAAAAAGAAGCCGAAGTTATCCAGCGTGAGAGTCTCTCTGCTTGGAAAGACTCTTGGCAACGGTTGCGTCAAAATAAAATGGCGATGACTGCGCTCGGTATCCTGGGTTTGATTGTACTTGCAGCGATTTTTGCACCTTTTATCTCGAAATATAACTATTATTCTAATGATTTGATGAGCACCAACAAGCCCCCTTCCTCCGATCACTGGTTTGGAACGGATGATCTTGGTCGTGATATCTTTGTTCGTACTTGGTACGGTGCACGGATCTCCTTGATCGTTGGTCTTGCTGCGGCAGCCATCGACTTGTTCATCGGTGTTATCTACGGAGGCATTATGGGCTTCTTCGGCGGCCGTGTAGATAATATTATGAATAAATTCTCTGAAATTTTGTATTCTATTCCATATTTGCTGGTTGTAATCTTGCTCTTGGTCGTTCTTGAGCCAAGTCTTGGAACAATCATCCTAGCTCTAACCATTACAGGCTGGATTACGATGTCGTGGATTGTGCGTGGAGAAATTATGCAGCTCAAGAATCGCGAATTCGTATTGGCGTCCCGTTCCATGGGTGCTGGTTCTGCGAGACTGTTGTTCAAGCACCTTCTGCCGAACGCGGTTGGTCCGATTATCGTAACCATTACACTGTCTGTACCAAATGCTATCTTTGCTGAGGCCTTCCTAAGCTTCTTGGGTCTTGGTGTACAAGCTCCTGTTGCTTCACTTGGATCGATGATCAATGACTCACTCACCGGCTGGCTGTATTATCCATGGCGCTTCTTGTTCCCTGCGATCCTAATCAGCTTAACAATGCTTTCTTTCAACATTTTCGGTGATGGTCTTCGTGACGCGCTTGATCCTAAGCTGAAGAAATAG
- a CDS encoding ABC transporter permease — protein sequence MVRYVANKFFYMLVSLFVLISATFFLMKAIPGDPFTSEKKVPPEIKARLMEQYGLDKPLSHQYFKYLGDIIQGDLGVSMKRLNQDVSHLISQTFSASLKLGLVAIVVAVIVGVFLGMLAALYHRKFIDSAAMVLAVLGIAVPSFVVASLLQYVFAFKLGWVPVSGFKGPIYYFLPVAALSAQPIAFIARLTRSSMLEVLNADYIKTAKAKGLSWMAILSRHVLRNGILPVVTYMGPMTANIVTGSVVIEQIFGVGGIGKQFVEAIGVRDYTVIMGITIFYGVLLMVARFITDIAYVLIDPRMKLSGGKEG from the coding sequence ATGGTTCGTTATGTCGCAAATAAGTTTTTCTATATGTTGGTTTCTCTATTTGTATTGATTTCAGCTACCTTTTTCTTGATGAAAGCTATTCCGGGGGATCCGTTTACTTCTGAAAAGAAGGTACCGCCAGAAATTAAAGCACGTCTGATGGAACAATATGGTCTGGACAAGCCGCTCTCTCATCAGTATTTTAAGTATTTAGGTGATATTATCCAAGGTGACCTAGGTGTCTCAATGAAACGCCTAAATCAAGATGTATCACATTTGATCAGTCAAACCTTTTCAGCGTCGCTGAAGCTGGGACTCGTCGCAATCGTTGTGGCGGTTATTGTCGGAGTATTTCTCGGCATGTTGGCGGCACTCTATCACAGAAAGTTTATTGACAGCGCAGCTATGGTGCTGGCAGTTCTGGGGATTGCGGTTCCGAGCTTTGTAGTCGCGTCATTACTGCAGTACGTATTTGCTTTCAAACTGGGTTGGGTACCGGTTTCAGGTTTTAAAGGGCCAATCTATTATTTCTTACCCGTGGCCGCGCTCTCGGCACAGCCGATCGCCTTTATCGCCCGCTTGACCCGTTCAAGCATGCTTGAAGTTTTGAATGCGGATTATATCAAAACGGCTAAAGCAAAGGGATTGAGCTGGATGGCTATTCTGAGCCGTCATGTACTTCGTAACGGAATTCTACCTGTTGTTACTTATATGGGTCCAATGACAGCTAACATCGTAACTGGTTCGGTTGTTATCGAGCAGATCTTTGGTGTTGGGGGTATTGGTAAACAGTTCGTGGAAGCGATTGGTGTCCGTGACTATACCGTTATTATGGGGATAACCATTTTCTATGGTGTATTACTCATGGTTGCCCGCTTTATTACTGATATTGCTTATGTATTGATTGACCCACGTATGAAATTAAGTGGAGGAAAGGAGGGCTAA
- a CDS encoding peptide ABC transporter substrate-binding protein, with translation MKKSKSLLLMIALVLVIGTVLAGCGGNNANSGNKGNNANTGNTATGNAATEEKLAADQTLRINLSSEPPTFDPGLAQDSQANTVLKTMYEGLTRMNDETGQAEPGVAESWEVSADGLVYTFKLRDSQWSNGDPVTTEDFVRAWKRVLDPAAASAAPYAYQLYYIKNAEKYYNKEITDFSQVGVKAIDEKTLEVTLESSTPYFLGLLSFYTYYPVHKSIESNPKWATSKDSMIVNGAFTLTEWTTGQTLVVTKNDKYWDKDSIKLSAIDFSLVNSGATELLSYKNGEYDRAGGPTGEIPSEQIPIVQKELPNEFSRKGIASVYYYEFNITEKPFTNAKIRKALAMALNRQALIDNVVQGGQFPAFGFVPPGIAGADGEYRTAVKDSYFTEDLEQAKTLLAEGLKEEGMDKLPTFSLTYNTSEGHKKIALAIADMWKNNLGIDVQTVNQEWAVFIENRQNLNYQVARAGWTADYNDPMTFLDMWVTGGGNNDTGYANPEYDKLISEAKTSTDLAVRQEKFAAAEKLLIEQDMVLIPLYYYTNNSLTKEYLKGVTLDFSGAIDLTRGYLLEH, from the coding sequence ATGAAGAAGAGTAAAAGTCTATTGCTAATGATTGCATTAGTACTTGTTATCGGCACAGTGCTTGCTGGCTGCGGCGGAAACAATGCAAACAGCGGCAATAAAGGTAACAATGCTAACACTGGTAACACGGCAACTGGTAATGCAGCTACAGAAGAAAAATTGGCTGCTGACCAAACATTGAGAATTAACCTTAGTTCTGAGCCTCCAACATTTGACCCAGGATTGGCGCAAGATAGCCAAGCTAACACTGTCCTGAAAACAATGTACGAAGGTTTGACTCGCATGAATGATGAAACAGGTCAAGCTGAACCAGGTGTTGCTGAAAGCTGGGAAGTTTCCGCTGACGGTCTGGTATATACTTTCAAACTCCGTGATTCACAATGGAGTAACGGCGATCCTGTAACAACAGAAGATTTCGTTCGCGCTTGGAAACGCGTGCTCGATCCTGCTGCTGCATCTGCTGCGCCTTACGCTTATCAATTGTACTACATCAAAAATGCTGAAAAGTACTACAACAAGGAAATTACTGATTTCAGTCAAGTAGGTGTCAAAGCGATTGATGAGAAAACTCTTGAAGTTACTCTTGAATCCTCCACTCCTTACTTCCTTGGATTGCTTTCCTTCTACACTTATTACCCTGTACACAAATCCATTGAGAGTAATCCTAAATGGGCAACAAGCAAAGATTCTATGATCGTTAACGGTGCTTTCACTCTTACTGAGTGGACTACTGGTCAAACTCTTGTTGTAACTAAAAACGATAAATACTGGGATAAAGATTCCATTAAACTTAGCGCTATCGATTTCTCCCTTGTAAACAGCGGTGCAACTGAACTGCTCAGCTACAAGAACGGTGAATATGATCGTGCGGGCGGACCAACTGGTGAAATTCCATCAGAACAAATTCCAATCGTACAAAAAGAACTTCCTAACGAATTCAGCCGTAAAGGTATTGCTTCCGTATACTACTACGAATTCAATATCACTGAAAAACCATTTACAAACGCTAAAATCCGTAAAGCTCTTGCAATGGCGCTTAACCGCCAAGCTTTGATTGACAATGTAGTTCAAGGTGGACAATTCCCAGCATTCGGTTTTGTACCTCCAGGTATCGCTGGTGCTGATGGTGAATACCGTACAGCAGTTAAAGATAGCTACTTCACTGAAGATCTAGAACAAGCTAAAACATTGCTTGCTGAAGGTCTGAAAGAAGAAGGTATGGATAAACTGCCTACATTCTCCCTGACTTACAACACAAGTGAAGGTCACAAGAAAATCGCTTTGGCGATTGCTGATATGTGGAAAAACAATCTTGGTATCGACGTACAAACCGTTAACCAAGAGTGGGCTGTATTTATTGAAAACCGTCAAAACCTGAACTACCAAGTTGCTCGTGCTGGTTGGACTGCGGATTACAATGATCCAATGACTTTCCTTGATATGTGGGTAACAGGTGGCGGTAACAATGATACTGGTTACGCTAACCCTGAGTATGACAAATTGATCAGCGAAGCTAAAACAAGCACTGACTTGGCAGTACGTCAAGAAAAGTTTGCTGCAGCTGAAAAATTGCTCATCGAGCAAGATATGGTTCTGATTCCTTTGTACTACTACACTAACAACTCCCTGACTAAAGAGTACCTTAAAGGTGTTACTCTTGACTTTAGTGGTGCAATTGACTTGACTCGCGGATACTTGCTTGAGCACTAA
- a CDS encoding DUF3397 domain-containing protein, protein MGLLMDSVITLSVIPIVPFLIVFFIGKGLKKDKKKTFMLAMDVTTFFLLLSVSALFNNIFNSGFGFYLILIIVLISAGLIGGAQNRMKGKVDGKRLFRAVWRLSFFFMSVGYLLFMFVGLITYISQAM, encoded by the coding sequence ATGGGACTGCTGATGGATTCGGTTATTACTTTAAGCGTTATTCCGATTGTGCCGTTTTTGATTGTTTTTTTCATTGGAAAAGGCTTAAAAAAAGATAAAAAGAAAACTTTTATGCTCGCTATGGACGTGACCACATTTTTTTTATTATTGTCGGTCTCCGCATTGTTTAATAACATCTTTAATTCCGGTTTTGGGTTTTACCTTATACTAATTATTGTATTAATATCCGCTGGACTGATTGGCGGAGCTCAAAATCGGATGAAAGGAAAGGTAGATGGGAAGCGGTTATTTCGGGCAGTTTGGAGACTTTCGTTCTTTTTTATGAGCGTCGGATATTTATTATTTATGTTTGTTGGGCTAATTACCTACATATCACAAGCGATGTAA
- a CDS encoding ketopantoate reductase family protein: protein MKIDIIGAGSLGLLLAGRLIQAGNDVRLWCRGIEQCQRLGRDGLTVTYEDEHEPITISEDQFVSAPIGEFAGAYLEEPSDWIVVTVKQNTLHNDLPEFLSLLKEEQVHMICFQNGTGHMEMLGGLLPDATLYVAVTTEAAKRKSLTEVIHAGAGEVWIGKWSSGDGQAHSIHNDLKANNLIEVLIMAGFAAFLSNEVDTMIYRKLLINAVINPLTAIWRIPNGELLSSEQRLQLMKEVFEEATMVYDFCEITYDKDAWDNILQVCRLTSGNISSMLADVLASRTTEIRWINGSLVEMAERSGVSAPLNRWLCQLVEGIGV from the coding sequence ATGAAAATTGATATAATTGGTGCAGGTTCACTCGGGCTGCTGCTGGCAGGGAGATTGATCCAAGCCGGGAATGATGTGAGACTGTGGTGCCGAGGGATAGAACAATGCCAACGATTAGGGCGTGATGGCTTAACGGTTACCTACGAGGATGAACACGAGCCGATAACAATTTCGGAAGATCAGTTTGTATCCGCGCCAATAGGGGAGTTCGCTGGTGCTTATCTGGAAGAGCCGAGTGATTGGATCGTGGTGACGGTTAAACAGAATACTCTACATAATGATTTGCCTGAATTTCTATCCCTACTTAAGGAAGAGCAAGTACATATGATATGTTTTCAGAATGGTACAGGACATATGGAGATGTTGGGGGGCTTGTTGCCGGACGCCACTTTATATGTAGCTGTGACTACGGAGGCTGCGAAGCGCAAATCATTAACTGAGGTCATTCATGCAGGAGCAGGGGAGGTGTGGATAGGAAAATGGAGCTCAGGGGATGGACAAGCTCATAGCATACATAATGATTTAAAAGCGAATAATTTAATAGAAGTTCTCATAATGGCAGGATTCGCAGCCTTTTTGTCGAATGAAGTGGATACCATGATTTACCGGAAGCTCTTGATCAATGCCGTTATTAATCCACTCACGGCGATTTGGCGTATTCCAAATGGGGAGCTGCTGTCTTCAGAGCAACGCCTCCAATTAATGAAGGAAGTTTTTGAAGAAGCAACAATGGTGTATGATTTCTGTGAAATTACTTATGATAAGGATGCTTGGGATAACATCCTTCAGGTTTGCCGGTTAACGTCTGGCAATATTTCATCTATGCTGGCAGATGTACTTGCTTCAAGAACCACAGAAATTCGTTGGATCAATGGAAGTCTTGTAGAAATGGCAGAACGATCTGGAGTGTCGGCACCATTAAATCGCTGGCTCTGCCAATTAGTAGAAGGTATTGGGGTATGA
- a CDS encoding RsfA family transcriptional regulator: MTAVRQDAWSAEDDLILAEVTLRHIREGSTQLAAFEEVGEKIGRTSAACGFRWNSCVRKSYEGAIGIAKGQRQKRSYLKKQPSVRGAQVAGLILGDVDEEFGRGEGLSENTLSIDAVIRFLRQWKGTIQEAGRQLKMLERDLREKEDELTELRSENERLSKEVNLAQSDYRVVNDDYKALIQIMDRARRLAFLNEEEEEMKTRFKMDGNGNLERIE, encoded by the coding sequence ATGACAGCCGTTAGACAGGACGCTTGGAGTGCAGAAGATGATCTAATATTGGCAGAAGTAACTTTGCGACACATTCGGGAGGGCAGCACACAGCTTGCCGCTTTTGAAGAGGTGGGTGAAAAAATCGGCAGAACTTCGGCCGCTTGCGGATTCCGCTGGAACAGTTGTGTTCGGAAAAGTTATGAAGGTGCAATCGGTATTGCTAAAGGGCAGCGTCAAAAGCGTAGCTACCTGAAAAAGCAGCCGTCAGTAAGAGGAGCGCAAGTAGCTGGTCTGATTCTGGGTGATGTCGATGAGGAATTTGGACGCGGTGAGGGATTAAGTGAAAACACATTATCCATCGATGCGGTCATTCGTTTCTTAAGGCAATGGAAGGGTACGATTCAGGAAGCAGGACGTCAGCTGAAAATGCTGGAAAGAGACCTGCGCGAGAAGGAAGATGAATTAACAGAATTACGATCTGAGAATGAGCGGTTGTCTAAAGAGGTTAATCTTGCTCAAAGCGACTACCGGGTAGTCAACGATGATTACAAAGCTTTAATTCAGATTATGGATCGTGCTCGCAGGCTTGCTTTCTTAAATGAAGAAGAAGAAGAAATGAAGACTCGTTTCAAAATGGATGGTAACGGAAATTTAGAACGCATTGAATAA
- a CDS encoding DUF2626 family protein, translating into MDRMFRVLGFFTLAIGLMAFAGGLTEMALLFFLQTAFFVILGYMKFTEKTYVLLFWAYMILTFTGFSYWTIFQMGLPL; encoded by the coding sequence TTGGACCGCATGTTTCGGGTATTAGGTTTTTTCACATTAGCTATTGGATTGATGGCTTTCGCCGGAGGTCTAACAGAAATGGCCTTGCTTTTCTTTTTGCAAACAGCATTTTTCGTAATACTTGGCTATATGAAATTTACTGAAAAAACTTATGTTCTTCTCTTCTGGGCATACATGATTCTGACTTTCACCGGATTTAGTTATTGGACGATCTTTCAAATGGGTCTTCCACTATAA
- a CDS encoding coiled-coil domain-containing protein, translating into MIATILILFCCTLFPLQPVKYLSADPSGDFFNSAIPDNEETRKLLEQTLSSAEIEREIIKITAEQKALEQKVESLNRQATQKKTAIADQQERAGAVVRSYYMGDRDNLLVAFFSAKSISRFLALFDYYEIIIGNDRDILSQYEEQYKDLKDTIQTAKRNSEELARLRTALEEQQVRVNALNKEIEGGIKNSSDPENMSTLLKEFTLYWENIGLHEVKTYFKALSSAMNKLPQFVQNREGVLTRKGMTYELNLKEEDLNEFLQSQNSLFKDFAFHFNDGSITATGKSGALALSLTGHYTIQEEPINGLIFQVDHIVFNGLELPDTTRKTLEEEFDLGFYPGKIVSFLRATAVDSQEGVLHVKLSISF; encoded by the coding sequence ATGATTGCAACCATACTAATTCTCTTCTGCTGTACTTTGTTTCCGTTACAACCTGTGAAGTATTTGTCTGCCGATCCTAGCGGTGATTTTTTCAACTCTGCTATACCAGATAATGAAGAAACCCGTAAACTACTTGAACAGACCTTGTCTTCTGCAGAAATTGAACGTGAAATCATCAAGATTACAGCCGAACAAAAAGCGCTTGAACAAAAGGTAGAAAGCTTGAACAGACAAGCTACCCAGAAAAAAACAGCCATTGCGGACCAACAGGAACGGGCAGGTGCAGTTGTGCGTTCTTATTATATGGGGGATAGAGATAATCTTCTGGTCGCGTTTTTTTCAGCAAAAAGTATCAGCAGATTCCTGGCTCTGTTCGATTATTATGAGATTATTATTGGGAATGACCGCGATATTCTCTCACAATATGAAGAACAATATAAGGATTTGAAGGATACCATTCAGACTGCGAAGCGAAACTCGGAAGAGCTCGCCCGGCTGCGCACGGCTCTGGAGGAACAGCAAGTTCGGGTAAACGCGCTCAACAAGGAAATTGAGGGTGGGATTAAAAATAGCAGCGATCCTGAAAATATGAGTACTCTACTTAAAGAATTCACATTATATTGGGAGAATATCGGCCTGCACGAGGTAAAAACATATTTCAAGGCGTTATCCTCCGCAATGAATAAACTACCACAGTTTGTTCAGAATCGAGAGGGTGTACTGACTCGAAAGGGAATGACTTATGAGCTAAACCTGAAGGAAGAGGATTTGAATGAATTTTTGCAATCACAGAATTCGCTGTTTAAAGACTTCGCCTTTCATTTCAATGACGGTTCAATTACTGCCACTGGAAAAAGCGGAGCGCTAGCTCTTTCACTGACCGGTCACTACACCATTCAGGAAGAACCGATCAACGGCCTTATATTCCAAGTCGATCATATTGTATTTAATGGTCTTGAATTGCCTGACACGACAAGAAAAACGTTGGAAGAAGAATTTGACTTAGGCTTTTATCCTGGAAAAATAGTATCTTTCCTTCGTGCCACGGCAGTAGATAGCCAAGAGGGCGTCTTGCATGTTAAGCTTTCCATTTCATTTTAG
- a CDS encoding extracellular solute-binding protein has protein sequence MLKRKNYWLLFAILLLSLTSLSPSMELSTSNDPRPMKRPQSQSTNPSSGDEGTIDSLHIRVSLNSEEFSELELLSNRYTLESGVKVILSNVDIEDADEVLKHDLTIGDSPDIVMADGRSILDWATRGYLLPMDVYQSVPGSAPLTQLIPLMQWNGYNWGVPLDIDPYVLVYSPQRLAELGFNALPKSLEEWNILLQNVLKEQGKYLLAMDTRNPYGLSAVMESMNSSLLADNQEVLNWTQNARSYFYLTSRYNKDVWDMLQGGSVAVASLPLSEWQKHGNSSLAAVPALTANNGGGFESCYSRSFALPAQSQSPKEAVNWLTFITSEDAQLEWLENTGSLPALDVLYRSEHAFKYKLPFDVELLLTEETAPEDESQGGWSKVVEAVSLLLTGQIDAEGYKEYLKEGLK, from the coding sequence GTGCTGAAACGCAAAAATTATTGGCTGCTTTTTGCAATTTTACTACTATCGCTGACAAGCCTGTCGCCTAGTATGGAATTGAGTACCAGTAACGATCCACGTCCTATGAAAAGACCGCAAAGTCAGTCGACCAATCCCTCTTCCGGAGATGAGGGAACTATAGATAGCTTACATATAAGAGTATCGTTAAATAGCGAAGAATTTAGTGAACTGGAGCTCCTTAGCAACCGTTATACCTTAGAAAGTGGAGTAAAGGTTATTTTAAGCAATGTGGATATTGAGGATGCCGATGAGGTATTGAAGCATGATTTAACGATCGGGGACAGCCCGGATATAGTCATGGCAGATGGACGAAGCATACTGGACTGGGCCACACGTGGATATTTATTGCCGATGGATGTGTATCAGAGCGTTCCGGGGAGTGCACCGTTAACACAGTTGATCCCCTTGATGCAGTGGAATGGATATAATTGGGGAGTCCCGTTAGATATAGATCCTTACGTGCTCGTTTATTCCCCACAACGGCTGGCGGAGCTGGGTTTTAATGCATTACCCAAAAGCCTCGAAGAGTGGAATATCCTGCTTCAGAATGTGCTTAAAGAGCAAGGAAAATATTTACTCGCGATGGATACCCGTAATCCTTATGGATTGTCAGCGGTAATGGAGAGCATGAATAGCAGCTTGTTAGCAGATAACCAAGAAGTGTTGAATTGGACTCAGAACGCCCGCAGTTATTTTTATCTCACCAGCCGCTACAATAAAGATGTCTGGGATATGCTACAAGGAGGTAGTGTCGCGGTTGCTTCTTTACCGTTATCCGAGTGGCAGAAGCATGGTAATTCATCCCTTGCTGCTGTTCCGGCGCTGACTGCCAATAACGGAGGTGGGTTTGAATCCTGTTACAGTCGATCTTTTGCCCTTCCAGCTCAATCTCAAAGTCCAAAGGAAGCTGTGAATTGGCTGACTTTTATCACCTCAGAGGATGCTCAGCTGGAATGGTTGGAGAATACGGGGAGCTTGCCGGCGCTTGATGTTCTTTATCGTTCGGAGCATGCTTTTAAATACAAACTTCCTTTCGATGTTGAGCTATTGCTGACAGAAGAAACCGCCCCGGAGGATGAGTCACAGGGCGGCTGGAGTAAGGTTGTTGAAGCTGTATCATTACTATTAACAGGGCAGATAGATGCGGAAGGCTACAAAGAATATCTAAAAGAAGGTCTAAAATGA
- a CDS encoding PhoH family protein, which translates to MNKIFVLDTNVLLHDPNSIFSFKEHEVVIPAVVLEEIDSKKRNADEIGRNARTVSRLLDGLRELGHLHSGVELEHGGKLKVELNHRSFVKVQEMFGEVSNDNRILAVALNYLNEENEKPDPRPVVLVSKDVLVRIKADVLGITPEDYLSDRTGDLNELYTGYQSLQVHPALIDEYYSHRSLTVKQLALSYPLYPHEFVILKDEIGTGKSALLKVNSDATRLEPLYLGNDSVWGISARNAQQRMALELLLNDEIPLVTITGKAGTGKTLLALAAGLFKVEDEHKYKKLLIARPVVPMGKDIGYLPGEKDEKLRPWMQPIYDNLEFLFDTKKAGDIDKILMGLGSIQVEALTYIRGRSIPSQFIIIDEAQNLSRHEVKTIVSRAGEGSKVILMGDPEQIDHPYLDAASNGLSYIVEKFKQQGISGHITLEKGERSRLAQLAADLL; encoded by the coding sequence ATGAACAAGATATTTGTGCTAGATACCAACGTGCTTTTGCACGACCCCAATTCAATTTTCTCTTTCAAGGAGCATGAGGTGGTTATTCCGGCCGTTGTGCTGGAAGAAATCGACTCCAAGAAGCGCAATGCTGACGAAATCGGTCGGAATGCCCGTACGGTATCCCGATTGCTTGATGGACTCCGGGAACTAGGTCATTTGCATAGTGGTGTGGAACTGGAGCATGGAGGCAAGCTGAAGGTAGAACTTAACCATCGCAGTTTTGTGAAGGTACAGGAAATGTTTGGTGAGGTGTCTAACGACAATCGGATTTTGGCTGTTGCGCTCAATTATTTGAATGAAGAGAATGAGAAGCCTGATCCGCGTCCCGTTGTGCTTGTGAGCAAGGATGTACTGGTTCGTATTAAAGCGGATGTACTTGGAATTACGCCAGAGGATTATTTGTCAGATCGTACTGGAGACTTAAATGAACTATACACTGGTTACCAATCTCTGCAGGTGCATCCCGCATTGATTGATGAATATTATAGTCACCGCTCTCTGACGGTAAAACAGCTCGCGTTGTCGTATCCGTTGTACCCTCATGAATTTGTGATTCTCAAGGATGAGATTGGCACTGGCAAATCAGCTCTTCTCAAAGTGAATAGTGATGCCACACGTCTGGAGCCACTCTATCTGGGCAATGATTCGGTTTGGGGGATTAGCGCCCGTAATGCTCAACAACGAATGGCACTGGAGCTGCTGCTAAATGATGAAATCCCACTCGTAACGATCACGGGTAAGGCTGGGACAGGGAAGACGTTATTGGCGCTTGCAGCCGGACTATTCAAAGTGGAGGATGAACATAAATACAAAAAATTGCTTATCGCCCGTCCGGTTGTTCCTATGGGTAAGGACATTGGTTACTTGCCCGGTGAGAAGGATGAGAAGCTTAGACCCTGGATGCAGCCTATTTATGATAATCTGGAATTCCTGTTCGATACCAAAAAAGCTGGCGATATCGATAAAATCTTAATGGGGTTAGGCAGTATACAGGTAGAAGCCTTAACCTATATTCGCGGCCGTTCAATCCCATCACAGTTCATTATTATTGATGAGGCGCAGAACCTTTCCCGTCATGAGGTGAAGACCATTGTCTCCAGAGCGGGAGAAGGAAGTAAAGTCATTCTAATGGGCGATCCGGAGCAAATCGATCATCCATATCTGGATGCTGCGAGCAACGGACTGAGCTATATCGTCGAGAAGTTTAAGCAGCAAGGGATTAGCGGACATATTACTTTGGAAAAAGGTGAACGTTCCCGCTTGGCGCAATTGGCCGCGGATCTACTCTAG
- a CDS encoding YhcN/YlaJ family sporulation lipoprotein, which produces MRKSICLLLVLLLLTSCGIANKKTSPSPQNKQSANAVKGTGNHEVRQLSNDGATNPKATSKAGQAVNVNGENEIALKDHFEQLAKRVPGVNGAHCVVMNKVAIVGLDVEGSLGRSRVGSIKYSVAEAIRKDPRSVRALVTADMDLSSRLAEMSRHISKGHPISGFSSELADIIGRIMPQLPEDTKPQRNAQ; this is translated from the coding sequence ATGAGAAAATCAATATGTCTGTTGCTGGTACTGCTGCTACTGACAAGCTGCGGTATCGCTAATAAAAAGACATCACCCTCTCCTCAGAATAAACAATCTGCGAATGCTGTAAAGGGTACGGGGAACCATGAGGTTCGGCAATTGTCCAATGATGGTGCGACTAATCCTAAAGCCACCTCAAAAGCTGGTCAAGCCGTCAATGTTAATGGAGAAAATGAAATTGCACTTAAGGATCATTTTGAACAGTTGGCCAAAAGAGTTCCCGGTGTAAATGGCGCACACTGTGTAGTCATGAACAAAGTTGCCATTGTTGGTCTTGATGTAGAAGGTTCTCTAGGCCGCTCACGTGTAGGAAGCATCAAATATTCTGTAGCAGAAGCTATCCGCAAAGACCCAAGAAGTGTACGGGCGCTTGTCACAGCGGATATGGATCTCTCCAGCAGATTAGCGGAAATGAGCCGCCATATCTCCAAGGGACATCCGATTTCCGGATTCTCATCCGAGCTGGCTGATATTATCGGACGAATCATGCCACAGCTGCCAGAGGATACCAAGCCGCAAAGAAATGCACAGTAG
- a CDS encoding pyridoxamine 5'-phosphate oxidase family protein — MSEAVAQLNETLLSMLQSETFVLLNTVDAETGGPTSTAISWLYAVSPSTVRLAIDHRSRLVNNMKVNPLITITVFGEGTVYAINGSAAVRQDPLEDVPFKMCCFDVEIKAVRNALFYGAQLDSAPRYAKVYDGRAAEKLDGQVFAAMKKA, encoded by the coding sequence ATGTCCGAAGCCGTTGCTCAGCTGAATGAAACTTTGCTATCGATGCTGCAATCGGAAACCTTTGTTCTTCTAAACACAGTTGATGCGGAGACAGGCGGTCCTACATCCACAGCTATTTCGTGGCTTTATGCTGTTAGTCCTAGTACTGTGCGTTTGGCTATTGATCATCGTTCAAGACTTGTGAATAATATGAAGGTTAATCCATTAATAACTATAACTGTGTTTGGTGAAGGAACTGTCTATGCCATTAACGGTAGTGCTGCTGTAAGGCAGGACCCGCTAGAGGATGTTCCCTTTAAGATGTGCTGTTTTGATGTTGAAATTAAAGCGGTCCGCAACGCGCTTTTTTACGGCGCGCAGCTTGACTCCGCCCCAAGATATGCGAAAGTTTATGATGGACGTGCCGCTGAGAAGTTGGACGGACAAGTATTTGCTGCCATGAAAAAAGCCTAG